In one window of Pseudochaenichthys georgianus chromosome 5, fPseGeo1.2, whole genome shotgun sequence DNA:
- the LOC117446116 gene encoding uncharacterized protein: protein MRLDTYGCINWQPQRPPPGETGETQEQFKLELKNMHITRSKDTKRIEEKMVATFYTQRSDIIKGMETPVLLRDWPYLFEMCGMMAHFKELTGMDVDKEAMSSKCRRVVSYLMSREKKRKIEDILSDMEIAKARHLDADLPGCLMLLLRHFNEDQAKMFLKVDETCLPSEVDDLPSSPCIVVCGSSPLTAGHFMVAVDQTIVNGSVPNVVDALTLMFAAYYCLNISYPTELGGTLEFLQRCLFKINPDKGTKRERNASKKQQSVNPKVLSLITNIADFEWRE, encoded by the exons ATGAGACTCGATACCTATGGGTGTATTAATTGGCAGCCACAGCGACCACCACCAGGTGAAACTGGGGAGACTCAAGAACAGTTCAAATTAGAATTAAAGAACATGCACATAACGAGGAGCAAGGACACCAAAAGGATTGAGGAGAAAATGGTGGCAACATTCTACACTCAGAGAAGTGATATCATAAAGGGAATGGAAACCCCGGTTCTGCTAAGAGACTGGCCATATCTGTTTGAGATGTGCggcatgatggctcacttcaaaGAACTCACAGGTATGGATGTTGACAAAGAAGCTATGTCAAGCAAATGTAGAAGAGTTGTGTCATACCTCATGTCCCGTGAGAAGAAGAGAAAAATAGAGGACATCCTATCAGACATGGAAATAGCCAAAGCAAGGCATCTAGATGCTGATCTTCCCGGATGTCTGATGCTTCTTTTGAGGCATTTCAATGAAGACCAGGCCAAGATGTTCCTGAAAGTTGATGAAACTTGTCTGCCATCGGAAGTTGATGACCTGCCAAGCTCACCATGCATCGTTGTGTGTG GGAGTTCTCCCCTGACAGCTGGACACTTCATGGTCGCCGTCGACCAGACCATCGTCAATGGCAGTGTCCCAAATGTTGTTGACGCCCTGACACTGATGTTTGCAGCATATTACTGCCTCAACATCAGCTATCCCACAGAACTGGGAGGTACCCTGGAGTTCTTGCAGAG GTGCCTTTTCAAAATCAATCCGGACAAGGGGACTAAAAGGGAGAGGAACGCTTCAAAGAAACAGCAGTCAGTCAATCCGAAGGTGCTTTCATTGATCACCAACATCGCTGACTTTGAATGGAGAGAGTAA
- the LOC117447303 gene encoding olfactory receptor 6N2-like, which yields MTSAGFNVTSSLTLVGFSSLSGHSSLLFFVFLLLYLFVLFSNSLVIYIICSQRALHRPMFTFVASVLLNSLTASTLIYPKILSDLLLSGAGLVQVSRTLCLCQGFFVSSLGASSFMLLSAMAFDRYLSICHPMHYAVLVTPAKVVLMLLLCWVLPAILVGASTMLASRLPLCRVQLNRAYCDISSLVSLSCSGSKAQLSGLYSLLIATATVFLPAAFVLFSYARILFICLWRSRSFSSKALQTCLPHLLVLLIHSIGIIVDLLLRHLQGDGESDSTLIISILMMIVATVLKPVVYGLQLKEVLTHVKRLLSCRRDS from the coding sequence ATGACGTCAGCAGGGTTTAACGTGACCTCGTCCCTGACGCTGGTCGGTTTCTCCTCGCTGTCTGGCCACAGCTCGCTCTTATTCTTCGTGTTTTTGTTGCTGTACCTCTTCGTGTTGTTCAGTAACTCTCTGGTGATTTATATCATCTGTTCGCAGCGAGCTCTTCACCGGCCCATGTTTACCTTCGTGGCATCAGTTCTTCTGAACTCTCTCACAGCCAGCACACTGATTTATCCTAAAATTCTGTCAGATCTGTTGCTGTCCGGCGCCGGCTTGGTGCAGGTGTCCCGGACTTTGTGTCTGTGCCAGGGTTTCTTTGTTTCCTCTCTTGGTGCATCTAGCTTCATGTTATTGTCGGCCATGGCCTTTGACCGCTACCTGTCCATCTGCCACCCGATGCACTACGCTGTGCTGGTAACTCCTGCCAAGGTGGTGCTGATGCTGCTTCTCTGCTGGGTGCTGCCTGCTATTCTAGTGGGAGCCTCAACGATGCTGGCTAGCCGCTTACCGCTCTGCAGGGTGCAGCTCAACAGGGCCTACTGCGACATCTCCAGCCTtgtgagcctgagctgcagtgGTTCTAAAGCGCAGCTGAGTGGATTATACAGTCTGCTAATCGCAACAGCCACCGTCTTCCTGCCTGCCGCCTTCGTGCTCTTCTCCTACGCTAGGATCCTCTTCATCTGTCTATGGCGCTCACGTAGCTTCAGCAGCAAAGCTCTACAAACCTGTCTTCCTCACCTGCTCGTCCTCCTCATCCATTCAATCGGCATTATCGTGGACTTGCTGCTCCGCCACCTGCAGGGCGATGGAGAATCTGACTCCACCCTCATCATCTCCATCCTGATGATGATAGTAGCCACTGTGCTGAAACCCGTGGTGTACGGACTGCAGTTAAAGGAGGTGTTAACGCATGTGAAGAGGCTGCTGAGCTGCCGCAGAGACAGCTGA